In a genomic window of uncultured Flavobacterium sp.:
- a CDS encoding methylated-DNA--[protein]-cysteine S-methyltransferase — translation MNTQENINYNRIAEAIDYIKVNFKEQPNLDEVAEKVHLSPFHFQRLFTEWAGTSPKKFLQYISVEHAKKILKENNNATLFDAAFDTGLSGTSRLHDLFVKIEGMTPAEYKNGGKNLEINFSFAESPFGNIIVASTNKGVCFMAFAEDEETGFNDLKNKFPNAGFTRKLDLVQQNALFIFQNDWSKLSEIKLHLKGTDFQLKVWETLLKIPMGQLSTYGSIAQQIEKPNASRAVGTAIGSNPVAFLIPCHRVIQSSGTFGGYMWGNTRKTAIIGWEGVQVNP, via the coding sequence ATGAACACACAGGAAAACATCAATTATAATCGCATTGCCGAAGCGATCGATTATATCAAAGTCAACTTTAAAGAGCAACCCAACTTAGACGAGGTTGCCGAGAAAGTGCATTTAAGTCCATTTCACTTTCAACGCTTATTTACGGAATGGGCAGGAACAAGTCCAAAGAAGTTTTTGCAATATATTAGTGTTGAACACGCCAAAAAAATCCTCAAAGAAAATAATAACGCCACTTTATTTGATGCTGCTTTTGATACCGGATTATCAGGAACAAGCCGACTTCATGATTTATTTGTAAAAATCGAAGGAATGACTCCTGCCGAATATAAAAACGGCGGTAAAAACCTCGAAATTAATTTCAGTTTTGCCGAAAGTCCGTTTGGGAATATCATCGTTGCTTCGACCAATAAAGGAGTTTGTTTTATGGCTTTCGCCGAAGATGAAGAAACTGGTTTTAATGATTTAAAAAACAAATTTCCAAATGCAGGTTTCACTAGAAAATTAGATTTAGTACAACAAAATGCTTTGTTTATTTTTCAGAACGATTGGAGTAAATTATCTGAAATAAAACTGCATTTAAAAGGAACTGACTTTCAATTGAAAGTTTGGGAAACATTGCTTAAAATTCCAATGGGACAACTTTCTACTTATGGTTCTATTGCACAACAAATCGAGAAACCAAACGCCTCAAGAGCAGTTGGAACTGCGATTGGCAGCAATCCTGTTGCCTTTTTAATTCCGTGTCATCGCGTGATTCAATCTTCAGGAACATTTGGCGGTTATATGTGGGGAAACACTCGAAAAACGGCTATTATTGGCTGGGAAGGTGTTCAGGTAAATCCATAA
- a CDS encoding Ada metal-binding domain-containing protein: MIEHNKILDRDLRNKIKNAEICFGGNRKLKIYGTLKCSSGKRMKRENRVFFLSENEAKQNGFRPCGHCMKTEYQNWKNGLI; the protein is encoded by the coding sequence ATGATCGAACACAATAAAATTCTCGACCGCGATCTACGAAATAAAATTAAAAATGCGGAAATTTGCTTTGGTGGAAACCGAAAACTAAAAATCTACGGAACTTTAAAATGTTCGTCAGGAAAAAGAATGAAACGTGAAAATCGGGTTTTCTTTTTATCTGAAAATGAAGCCAAACAAAATGGTTTCAGACCTTGCGGACATTGCATGAAAACCGAATATCAAAACTGGAAAAATGGACTTATTTAA
- a CDS encoding 2OG-Fe(II) oxygenase, which yields MQNIQSKIASLNWESITESMHENGFAIIPNVLNNDQCEDLKFDYDNPTLYRKTVVMERYRFGLGEYKYFNYPLPDLIQSIRTSIYPKLAPIANAWMKVLNINTVFPETHEKLLEQCHANNQLKATVLILKYGKSGFNTLHQDLYGDVYFPIQIVLFLNEPDEDFTGGEFVLTQQTPRAQSKAIVLKPKKGDILVFTTNFRPVKGTKGYYRVNIKHGVSEIHSGERHTLGIIFHDALS from the coding sequence ATGCAAAATATACAATCAAAAATTGCTTCTCTTAATTGGGAAAGCATCACCGAATCTATGCACGAAAATGGATTTGCTATTATTCCAAATGTGCTCAATAATGATCAATGCGAAGATTTAAAATTCGATTATGATAATCCAACTTTGTATCGAAAAACGGTTGTTATGGAACGTTACCGATTTGGTTTAGGCGAATACAAATATTTCAATTATCCATTGCCGGATTTAATCCAAAGTATTCGAACTAGTATTTATCCTAAACTCGCTCCAATTGCAAATGCCTGGATGAAAGTCCTAAATATAAACACTGTTTTTCCAGAAACGCACGAAAAATTGTTAGAGCAATGTCACGCTAATAATCAGCTAAAAGCAACTGTTTTGATTTTAAAATATGGCAAAAGTGGTTTCAATACTTTACATCAAGATTTATATGGTGATGTTTATTTTCCTATTCAAATTGTGCTTTTTCTGAATGAACCTGACGAGGATTTTACTGGTGGCGAATTTGTTTTGACACAACAAACTCCAAGAGCACAATCTAAAGCTATTGTCCTGAAACCTAAAAAAGGTGATATTTTAGTTTTTACAACCAATTTCAGACCTGTAAAAGGCACAAAAGGATATTATCGTGTAAATATAAAACATGGTGTTAGCGAAATTCATTCTGGAGAACGACATACATTGGGGATTATTTTTCATGATGCGTTAAGTTAA
- a CDS encoding MmcQ/YjbR family DNA-binding protein has product MVNIETFRKLALAFENATEEPHFEKISFRVNKKIFASFDEKNNRAVLKFNEIDQSVFCASSEMIFYPIPNKWGKQGWTIVELSKVRPEMFEDALKLSFQNVTSKKK; this is encoded by the coding sequence ATGGTAAATATTGAAACCTTTAGAAAATTAGCTTTAGCGTTTGAAAATGCAACTGAAGAACCACATTTCGAGAAGATCTCATTTCGTGTCAACAAGAAAATATTTGCCAGTTTTGATGAAAAGAACAATCGGGCAGTTTTGAAATTTAACGAAATCGATCAATCTGTTTTTTGTGCGTCAAGCGAAATGATTTTTTATCCAATTCCGAATAAATGGGGCAAACAAGGCTGGACAATTGTAGAACTTTCAAAAGTGAGACCAGAAATGTTTGAAGATGCGTTAAAGCTTTCCTTTCAAAATGTTACTTCAAAAAAGAAATAA
- a CDS encoding alpha-ketoglutarate-dependent dioxygenase AlkB: MDLFNPHTDETTNLLPKDGTVNYYGKLFSREDSNRYLDVLLNTIEWKNDEAIIFGKLILTKRKVAWYGDSSFEYTYSNTTKKALPWTKELLELKAIMEQETGETFNSCLLNLYHSGDEGMAWHSDAEKDLKKNGAIGSVSFGAERKFAFKHKETKETVSLILEHGSLLVMKGTTQTHWLHRLPPTKTTSKPRVNLTFRTIVE, encoded by the coding sequence ATGGACTTATTTAATCCGCATACAGACGAAACGACCAATTTACTTCCTAAAGACGGAACTGTAAATTATTATGGAAAACTATTTTCCCGAGAAGATTCTAATCGTTATCTGGATGTGCTTTTGAATACCATCGAATGGAAAAATGACGAAGCTATTATCTTCGGGAAATTGATTCTTACGAAACGAAAAGTAGCTTGGTACGGAGATTCGAGTTTTGAATATACGTATTCGAATACCACAAAAAAAGCACTTCCGTGGACGAAGGAACTTCTGGAATTAAAAGCGATTATGGAACAAGAAACAGGCGAAACTTTCAATTCTTGTTTGCTCAATTTATATCATTCCGGCGATGAAGGAATGGCGTGGCACAGCGATGCCGAAAAAGATTTAAAGAAAAATGGTGCGATTGGATCGGTAAGTTTTGGAGCTGAAAGAAAGTTTGCTTTCAAGCATAAAGAAACGAAAGAAACGGTTTCATTAATCTTAGAACATGGTAGTTTATTGGTAATGAAAGGTACAACACAAACGCATTGGCTACATCGTTTACCGCCAACCAAAACAACATCAAAACCGAGGGTAAATTTGACTTTCAGAACGATTGTTGAGTAA